In one Alteribacter lacisalsi genomic region, the following are encoded:
- a CDS encoding TetR/AcrR family transcriptional regulator has protein sequence MKEKADRRVRRTKERILETLAVLIEEKGLNGVTVKDLTERADINRGTFYLHYQDKYDLLEKSESALIREIGRISAGINYTDPAIWDESTAPPEAAAAYFACLKQHGSFLKAIMGPKGDPAFQDKLKKLMIDNIKKAAGNQLPATFEYLTAFMVSAHLGVVQHWLETGMKEAPKEMAALLVSMNKSGPLKAGGFKS, from the coding sequence ATGAAGGAAAAAGCAGACCGGAGAGTCCGGCGAACCAAGGAGCGGATTCTGGAGACACTTGCTGTTCTGATTGAAGAAAAAGGATTAAACGGGGTTACAGTGAAAGATCTGACCGAGCGGGCGGACATTAACAGAGGAACGTTTTACCTCCATTATCAGGATAAATACGACCTGCTGGAAAAAAGTGAATCCGCTCTCATTAGAGAAATAGGGCGTATTTCAGCCGGCATCAATTATACTGACCCGGCTATCTGGGATGAATCCACCGCCCCTCCCGAAGCAGCCGCTGCTTATTTTGCCTGTTTAAAACAGCACGGATCTTTCCTTAAAGCCATCATGGGACCAAAAGGAGACCCGGCCTTTCAGGACAAGCTGAAAAAACTAATGATCGACAATATTAAAAAAGCCGCTGGAAATCAACTTCCGGCAACCTTTGAATATCTGACTGCTTTTATGGTTTCCGCTCACCTTGGCGTTGTACAGCACTGGCTGGAAACCGGTATGAAAGAAGCACCCAAGGAAATGGCCGCACTTCTCGTTTCAATGAATAAGTCCGGTCCCTTAAAAGCAGGCGGCTTTAAATCTTGA
- a CDS encoding alpha/beta hydrolase: MRILEMNVKLTRLGRNRRIRVLLPDSYESDSRRYPVLYMHDGQNIFTIDVFGGGGWHVHEEVRRSGADVLVVAIDNNPDGDGTARYREYCPWRSPKTVNRKLGIGEQEAIGGEGWGYLASIVEDVKPLIDQTFRTDPGDSAMAGSSAGGLISLCAACRYPHVFKRAASLSGAFWLAQEDTEKLAEESDLSILERLYLDIGTEEVTGAFTAGNYLTSNRAVNGLLAEKGTDHRYLEIEGGTHNESDWRARFADVLKYLYDEQGE; this comes from the coding sequence ATGAGGATTCTTGAGATGAACGTTAAGCTGACTAGGCTCGGCCGCAATCGCCGTATCCGGGTGCTGCTGCCGGACAGCTATGAATCAGACAGCCGCCGTTACCCGGTACTGTACATGCATGACGGACAGAACATTTTCACAATTGATGTGTTCGGAGGAGGCGGCTGGCACGTCCATGAAGAGGTAAGGCGAAGCGGGGCTGACGTTCTGGTAGTGGCGATTGACAACAATCCCGATGGGGATGGGACTGCCCGTTACCGCGAATACTGCCCATGGAGGAGCCCGAAGACGGTAAACCGGAAGCTGGGCATAGGTGAACAGGAGGCAATCGGAGGGGAAGGATGGGGCTATCTGGCGTCCATTGTTGAGGATGTCAAACCGCTCATTGACCAAACTTTCCGCACTGATCCTGGTGACAGCGCTATGGCAGGCAGCTCTGCCGGCGGGCTGATCTCCCTCTGTGCTGCGTGCAGGTATCCGCACGTGTTTAAAAGAGCAGCATCCCTGTCCGGTGCCTTCTGGCTCGCCCAGGAAGACACGGAAAAACTGGCAGAGGAAAGCGATTTGAGCATACTGGAGCGTCTTTATCTGGATATCGGAACTGAAGAGGTAACAGGGGCGTTTACAGCTGGGAATTATCTCACGTCAAACCGCGCCGTCAACGGGCTGCTCGCAGAAAAAGGAACAGATCACCGTTACCTGGAAATTGAAGGTGGGACACATAACGAAAGCGACTGGCGGGCGAGGTTTGCTGATGTACTAAAATACCTATATGACGAGCAGGGAGAGTAA
- a CDS encoding class I SAM-dependent methyltransferase yields MGINFHDPKNSRTYTDREAGSEWKRYMRKILAGRSVTNAVDVGCGGGIYSKALAELGAHTVTGIDSSEASLSGARADRGGDERLRFVYGEAQNTGLEDGQADLVVIRAVIHHLPELARAFAEASRILRAGGIVAVQDRTPEDCLIPGSETHIRGWIFTCFPCLAEVEKKRRWHSEKVTGHLKAAGFTSVTSAHLWETRREYDGKEALLDDLAKRKGRSLLHELNNRELRELITYMDGRLEEGRPIIEKDRWTMWTGVKKEAD; encoded by the coding sequence ATGGGAATAAACTTTCATGATCCCAAAAACAGCCGCACGTATACGGACAGGGAAGCGGGTTCAGAGTGGAAGAGGTACATGAGAAAAATTCTTGCTGGGCGCTCAGTGACAAATGCTGTGGATGTGGGCTGCGGCGGCGGGATTTATTCAAAAGCGCTGGCTGAACTGGGGGCTCATACGGTGACGGGAATCGATAGTTCAGAAGCGAGCTTGTCAGGAGCGAGAGCGGACAGAGGGGGCGACGAGCGGCTTCGTTTCGTTTATGGCGAAGCCCAAAACACAGGACTTGAAGACGGGCAGGCTGATCTGGTAGTCATACGGGCTGTGATCCACCACTTGCCTGAACTGGCGCGCGCATTCGCAGAGGCCTCGCGCATTTTGCGTGCCGGCGGGATCGTTGCCGTGCAGGACCGCACGCCTGAAGACTGCCTCATCCCGGGAAGTGAGACCCACATCAGAGGCTGGATCTTCACTTGTTTTCCCTGTCTTGCAGAAGTGGAAAAAAAGCGCCGCTGGCATTCGGAAAAAGTGACCGGTCATCTTAAGGCGGCCGGTTTTACCAGTGTGACTTCTGCTCACCTGTGGGAGACGAGAAGAGAGTATGATGGAAAAGAAGCACTGCTTGATGATCTGGCCAAGCGTAAGGGACGGAGCCTCCTTCATGAACTCAATAACCGTGAGCTCAGAGAGCTGATTACCTATATGGACGGCCGGCTGGAAGAAGGCAGGCCGATTATAGAAAAAGACCGCTGGACGATGTGGACCGGCGTAAAAAAGGAGGCGGATTGA
- a CDS encoding HAD family hydrolase, which yields MQRAVLFDLDGTLLNRDASVDCFLAGQYKRYEQVMFHVPFDVFHRRFKELEKRGYVWKDKVYAQMIEEFNLHGVSADELLGDYVSRFHEHCVPFDSLTHVLTSLKEQSLALGLISNGRTAFQLANVEALGITDFFDTVLISEQEDLRKPDRAIFERACERTGVKAEACLFVGDHRKMMWRLQGGQE from the coding sequence ATGCAGCGGGCTGTACTGTTTGATCTTGACGGAACACTGTTGAACAGAGATGCTTCGGTGGATTGTTTTCTGGCAGGGCAGTATAAAAGGTATGAACAAGTAATGTTTCATGTGCCTTTTGATGTTTTTCACAGGCGCTTTAAAGAGCTCGAAAAGCGGGGGTACGTCTGGAAGGATAAAGTCTATGCACAGATGATAGAAGAATTTAACTTACACGGTGTATCTGCTGACGAGCTGCTTGGAGACTATGTCAGCCGCTTCCACGAGCATTGCGTCCCGTTTGACAGTCTTACCCACGTTCTTACCAGTCTGAAGGAGCAATCGCTTGCCCTTGGTCTCATATCAAACGGGCGGACCGCCTTTCAATTGGCCAATGTGGAGGCGCTTGGCATAACGGACTTTTTTGACACAGTCCTTATTTCAGAACAGGAAGACCTGCGGAAACCGGATCGGGCCATTTTTGAAAGAGCCTGTGAAAGAACAGGAGTAAAGGCTGAAGCGTGCCTGTTTGTCGGAGACCATCGGAAAATGATGTGGCGGCTGCAAGGCGGGCAGGAATGA
- a CDS encoding class I SAM-dependent methyltransferase, protein METMIRSTEDVLHMLDSWLEEEPPIDWEAFYKDRKRPVPFFADRPDENILDYIESGKVKPDRVLELGCGPGRNALHFARSGFTVDAVDSSAEALRWAAERAEKDNLPVRLIHDSLYTLKVEAETYDLVYDSGCFHHIPPHRRETYTSLVRRALKPGGRFALTCFCENGPLGGSSMSDEEVYENRSMAGGLGFTEEKLRQLFRDFTEIEIRPMRLSKEPAVFGVEGLIAGLFEKPKE, encoded by the coding sequence ATGGAAACCATGATCCGCAGTACAGAAGACGTTTTACATATGCTCGACAGCTGGCTGGAAGAAGAGCCGCCGATTGACTGGGAGGCGTTTTACAAAGACAGGAAGCGTCCGGTACCGTTTTTTGCAGACAGGCCGGATGAAAACATTCTGGATTACATTGAATCCGGAAAAGTAAAGCCGGATCGTGTGCTGGAACTCGGCTGCGGGCCGGGAAGGAATGCGCTTCACTTTGCCCGAAGCGGATTTACGGTAGATGCCGTAGACAGTTCTGCTGAAGCGCTCCGCTGGGCGGCGGAGAGAGCGGAAAAAGATAATCTGCCGGTCCGCTTGATTCACGACAGCCTTTATACGCTCAAAGTAGAAGCTGAGACGTACGATCTCGTATACGATTCAGGCTGTTTTCATCACATCCCGCCCCACCGTCGGGAAACCTACACATCACTTGTGAGACGAGCGCTTAAACCTGGAGGCCGCTTCGCCCTAACCTGCTTCTGTGAAAACGGACCGCTCGGAGGCTCTTCCATGTCCGATGAGGAAGTGTATGAAAACAGAAGCATGGCAGGAGGACTCGGATTTACGGAAGAGAAACTGCGGCAGCTTTTCAGGGACTTCACTGAAATCGAAATTCGGCCGATGCGCCTCTCAAAAGAACCGGCAGTGTTTGGTGTAGAGGGGCTTATAGCAGGGTTGTTTGAAAAACCAAAGGAATAA
- a CDS encoding GNAT family N-acetyltransferase, with product METQDVHIRKLEDDEPLPINLLLLADPSEQIVKSYTKRGETYVALCGDPQEPVGVYVLLPTRPETVELVNVAAAEDRQGKGIGRQLVMHAIETAKRSGYHTIEIGTGNSSVGQLALYQKCGFTITGVDRDFFVRHYPEPITENGIRCRDMIRLSMDL from the coding sequence CTGGAAACGCAGGACGTTCACATTCGGAAACTTGAAGATGATGAGCCGCTGCCCATTAACCTGCTTCTGCTTGCCGATCCGTCCGAGCAGATCGTCAAATCCTATACAAAGCGCGGGGAAACGTATGTGGCTTTGTGTGGAGATCCTCAGGAGCCTGTCGGTGTGTACGTGCTGCTGCCGACAAGGCCTGAGACTGTGGAGCTTGTAAACGTTGCGGCGGCTGAAGACAGGCAAGGGAAGGGCATTGGCAGACAGCTTGTCATGCACGCCATCGAGACAGCGAAGAGGTCGGGATATCATACAATCGAGATCGGCACCGGTAATTCCAGTGTGGGACAGCTGGCTCTCTATCAGAAGTGCGGCTTTACCATTACCGGGGTGGACAGGGATTTCTTTGTTCGTCACTACCCGGAGCCTATTACAGAGAATGGTATCAGGTGCCGTGATATGATCCGCCTCTCGATGGATCTCTAA
- a CDS encoding GNAT family N-acetyltransferase, translated as MMTGRLKKIIRLGEEEARRAERMMEPADLLSGALLERTGVFAELYLTFPDLSERLAAAENISAAPSGVRIGELSILGGTETKTVFTRAQELRLRYDQHVLNEGHVMRAVLESEDHRLKNCLTQDDRQQILAIVSAPRDMIVPLHKKSFRPHTDVRRAVQAEHNLVRSFVQSQFGDGWLEAVDHAFTQTPVTLFKAEQNNRITGFAAYDAHQKQKGVLGPMGVSQGNRSSGAGTSLLFACLEAMQKEGYRYAVISEAGPVAFYESVCGATIIFEEHNR; from the coding sequence ATGATGACGGGGAGGTTGAAGAAAATAATCCGACTCGGGGAAGAGGAAGCCCGCAGAGCGGAGCGGATGATGGAGCCTGCCGATCTGCTCTCGGGGGCGCTTCTGGAGCGCACCGGTGTCTTTGCCGAATTGTATCTGACGTTCCCGGATCTTTCTGAACGGCTCGCGGCAGCCGAAAATATCAGCGCGGCGCCATCCGGTGTGCGGATCGGGGAACTCAGCATTCTAGGCGGAACGGAAACAAAAACCGTGTTTACACGTGCACAAGAGCTTCGACTTCGTTACGACCAGCACGTGTTAAACGAAGGACACGTGATGCGGGCGGTATTGGAATCAGAGGATCATAGACTGAAAAACTGTCTCACGCAGGATGATCGGCAGCAGATTCTGGCGATTGTGTCAGCGCCGAGGGACATGATTGTACCCCTTCACAAAAAGAGTTTCCGGCCGCACACGGATGTAAGGAGAGCGGTGCAGGCAGAGCATAATCTTGTCCGCTCCTTCGTTCAAAGTCAATTCGGTGACGGCTGGCTGGAAGCGGTTGATCATGCCTTTACGCAGACGCCGGTCACCCTCTTTAAAGCGGAACAAAATAACAGAATCACCGGGTTTGCGGCATATGACGCTCATCAAAAACAAAAAGGTGTGCTCGGCCCGATGGGCGTCTCACAGGGTAATAGGTCGAGCGGAGCAGGGACCAGCCTGCTTTTTGCCTGTCTGGAAGCAATGCAGAAAGAAGGATATCGGTATGCCGTAATCAGTGAAGCAGGTCCGGTGGCATTTTATGAAAGCGTGTGTGGCGCGACGATCATTTTTGAGGAACATAATAGGTGA
- a CDS encoding MFS transporter codes for MKQFPYVLFAFFMSEFGRAMYFVTVTWVLYGITGDAVFTGVLVGLGFLPGVFLNLFFGVLVDRFDRKSLTIIAVGVSAAAIAVLLVASAADTVGPVIIFAVHMTVQTAGSLFRPAIQALIAECFPKEELPQVFSRSASAAIIGGLAGAGAGGLLLAVLSLTGSLGLVTAAFSSAAGALFFLKSVTQKKPSAKKTVLRDLTDGFRYVNRNRFLLRLFVIMFTGQLVFHSSLGFLSVYTADYLMQPAAVYGFLDASLSAGGALAGLVGAWWWKTSKNRVAAYSLVLVFAGLLLTGFAPHMSVSFLGVFLIGLGTTWIRVLLQAVQQMATEPAFHGRMASLRMLGNQTSVAVSAPALGWIAGQGSANLVYPTLAVPVALCFVFAFVMSGKEDFTRYTKTAA; via the coding sequence GTGAAACAATTTCCATATGTACTTTTTGCATTTTTCATGTCCGAGTTCGGACGTGCTATGTACTTTGTCACCGTCACGTGGGTTCTTTACGGCATCACCGGTGACGCTGTTTTTACAGGCGTCCTTGTTGGGCTCGGTTTTCTTCCCGGCGTATTTTTAAACCTTTTCTTCGGCGTGCTTGTTGACCGGTTCGACCGGAAAAGCCTGACGATCATCGCGGTCGGTGTAAGTGCTGCAGCCATTGCCGTTCTGCTGGTAGCATCTGCAGCAGATACTGTCGGACCTGTCATCATCTTTGCTGTACACATGACTGTTCAGACGGCGGGATCCCTGTTCCGTCCTGCCATTCAGGCGCTGATTGCAGAATGTTTTCCGAAAGAAGAGCTTCCGCAGGTGTTTTCCCGAAGCGCTTCTGCTGCCATTATCGGCGGCCTTGCCGGTGCGGGAGCGGGGGGACTGCTTCTTGCTGTCCTGTCGCTTACAGGCTCATTGGGACTGGTGACGGCCGCGTTCTCGTCAGCGGCCGGGGCGCTGTTTTTCCTGAAATCGGTTACTCAAAAAAAGCCTTCCGCGAAAAAGACGGTCCTAAGGGATTTAACTGATGGTTTCCGCTACGTAAACAGGAATCGTTTTCTGCTCCGTCTGTTTGTAATCATGTTTACAGGGCAGCTTGTGTTTCATTCGAGTCTTGGTTTTCTCTCTGTTTATACGGCAGATTATCTCATGCAGCCGGCCGCAGTCTACGGATTTCTTGATGCGTCCCTGTCAGCCGGAGGTGCCCTTGCCGGTCTCGTCGGTGCGTGGTGGTGGAAAACGAGCAAAAATCGTGTGGCTGCCTATTCTCTCGTTCTCGTGTTTGCCGGACTTCTGCTCACAGGGTTTGCCCCTCACATGAGTGTGTCCTTTCTTGGTGTGTTTCTGATCGGCCTCGGCACCACGTGGATTCGGGTGCTCCTGCAGGCTGTCCAGCAGATGGCTACCGAACCGGCTTTTCACGGAAGAATGGCGAGTTTGAGAATGCTTGGCAATCAAACGTCAGTGGCGGTGAGCGCACCGGCCCTGGGCTGGATTGCCGGGCAGGGAAGCGCGAATCTTGTTTATCCCACACTTGCGGTTCCGGTTGCCCTCTGTTTCGTTTTTGCATTTGTGATGTCAGGAAAAGAAGACTTTACCCGTTACACCAAAACAGCAGCATAA
- a CDS encoding stress-induced protein, KGG, repeat-containing protein, translated as MAENKNNNNSNSNNNGKMSYEEAGQKGGEKTKQKHGKEFYEEIGEKGGEKTRQEHGKEHYEDIGQKGGRNSGNSGSSNNSN; from the coding sequence ATGGCAGAGAACAAAAACAACAACAACAGTAACAGCAACAACAACGGCAAGATGAGCTATGAGGAAGCAGGTCAAAAAGGCGGCGAAAAGACGAAGCAGAAGCACGGTAAGGAGTTTTACGAAGAGATCGGAGAAAAGGGTGGAGAAAAAACCCGCCAGGAGCATGGCAAAGAGCACTATGAAGATATTGGCCAAAAAGGCGGGCGTAACTCCGGTAATTCCGGAAGTTCAAACAATTCCAACTAA
- a CDS encoding LysR family transcriptional regulator — protein sequence MKTDDYRLLLAVEEAETIKGAAKALLISQPAVSLRLKQIEEQWGESIFIRTPKKVMPTPAGERILALCRNIVNQETAVRNEVSSMKGTVSGTLSLAVSSVIGQYVLPPVLENYMTEFPQVKVDLVSGLSEQLRSSQSGAHVYLLRGEKPRNGEKLMEDRLYLIDRKGLTKQNRPLIEFQSDPAFHTSVHDWLMEASPVTPSRKIKVDQIETSKQLLLHGIGMAVLPETAINGIDRTEYDFIPLQMNGKNLTRTTWLAASEAARSLPQVDAFLKCLYEKLHH from the coding sequence ATGAAAACTGATGACTACCGCCTCCTCCTCGCAGTTGAGGAAGCCGAGACGATTAAAGGAGCGGCGAAAGCGCTGCTGATTTCCCAGCCTGCCGTCAGTCTTCGTCTGAAACAGATTGAAGAGCAGTGGGGAGAAAGCATTTTTATAAGGACACCGAAGAAAGTCATGCCGACGCCTGCAGGAGAGCGGATCCTCGCTTTGTGCCGAAACATTGTGAATCAGGAGACAGCTGTCCGGAATGAAGTTTCAAGTATGAAAGGGACCGTCAGCGGCACCTTGTCCCTTGCCGTCTCATCGGTGATCGGACAATACGTTCTTCCACCTGTTCTGGAAAATTACATGACCGAATTCCCCCAGGTAAAGGTGGACCTTGTGTCCGGACTCAGTGAACAGCTTCGCTCAAGCCAGTCAGGCGCTCACGTTTACCTTCTCCGCGGAGAAAAACCCCGAAACGGCGAAAAACTGATGGAAGACCGCCTCTATCTGATCGACCGTAAAGGTCTTACGAAGCAGAACAGGCCGCTCATCGAATTTCAGAGCGACCCGGCTTTTCATACTTCTGTTCACGACTGGTTGATGGAAGCATCCCCGGTCACACCTTCCAGAAAAATCAAGGTGGATCAGATCGAAACGTCCAAACAGCTTCTGCTTCACGGAATCGGCATGGCTGTACTGCCGGAAACGGCCATCAATGGAATCGACCGCACGGAATACGACTTCATCCCTCTGCAAATGAACGGAAAGAATCTGACCCGCACCACGTGGCTCGCCGCTTCCGAGGCAGCCCGCAGCCTTCCGCAGGTTGATGCGTTCCTGAAGTGTCTGTATGAAAAACTGCATCATTAG
- a CDS encoding amidohydrolase family protein: MIFDAHLHIIDPNYPLIRNEGYLPAPFTVDNYITAVRGLNVKGGAVVSGSFQGEDQTYLTAVLEKLGPSFKGVTQLPGIVSDREIEALHRSGIRAVRFNIKRGGREQLARLEKTAQRVYGIAGWHTELYIDSRELGELAPVLKRLPAVSVDHLGLSEEGLPDLVRLAAAGVRVKATGFGRVTFDVKRAVQELHRANPEALMFGTDLPSTRAPRPFRKSDVEIIYEALGEKEARRVLYDNGACWYGTEEEKT; this comes from the coding sequence ATGATTTTTGATGCTCATCTTCATATCATCGACCCGAACTACCCGCTGATCCGTAACGAAGGATATCTCCCTGCGCCTTTTACGGTCGATAATTACATAACAGCTGTCCGCGGTCTAAACGTAAAAGGGGGAGCGGTAGTTTCAGGCTCATTTCAGGGGGAGGACCAGACGTACCTCACCGCCGTACTCGAGAAGCTCGGTCCATCATTCAAAGGTGTAACCCAGCTTCCTGGAATTGTCTCGGATCGGGAAATCGAAGCCCTGCATCGTTCCGGAATCAGGGCTGTCAGATTTAATATTAAACGGGGAGGCAGGGAGCAGCTGGCTCGGCTTGAAAAAACGGCCCAGCGGGTTTACGGCATTGCGGGCTGGCATACTGAACTGTATATCGATTCCCGGGAACTGGGCGAGCTTGCTCCGGTTCTGAAACGGCTGCCGGCCGTCTCGGTGGATCATCTCGGCCTGTCGGAAGAGGGGCTGCCGGATCTTGTCCGGCTGGCGGCAGCTGGTGTCCGGGTAAAAGCGACCGGATTCGGCCGTGTGACCTTCGATGTAAAAAGAGCGGTTCAGGAGCTCCACCGGGCCAATCCGGAAGCACTCATGTTCGGAACTGACCTTCCATCAACACGTGCCCCGCGGCCCTTTCGTAAAAGTGATGTGGAGATCATTTATGAGGCATTAGGGGAAAAAGAAGCCCGGCGCGTGCTTTATGATAACGGTGCCTGCTGGTACGGTACAGAGGAGGAGAAAACCTAA